One genomic region from Asterias amurensis chromosome 7, ASM3211899v1 encodes:
- the LOC139939664 gene encoding vacuolar protein-sorting-associated protein 25-like has translation MANFQWPWQYEFPPFFTLQPNLETRKKQLAAWCDLVLAYHKHHKLFSLDLKEAQSSPLFNNSKINRKLSTDSICTILEELSNKGNIEWTDKTKTRCLVMWRTPEEWGDLIYRWASSNAMTNTVCTLYELAHGDNTKQEDFVGLEDWLLKRALRALEKQRKAELMSFGNSEGVKFF, from the exons CTTGCAACCCAACCTGGAAACGAGGAAGAAACAGCTCGCTGCCTGGTGTGACTTGGTCCTGGCATATCACAAGCATCACAAACTCTTCAGTCTAGATCTAAAAGAAGCTCAGTCATCACCGCTATTCAACAATTCAAAGATCAATA GAAAATTATCCACAGATTCAATTTGTACAATTTTAGAAGAACTCAGCAATAAAG GAAATATAGAATGGACAGATAAGACAAAGACAAGGTGTTTAGTCATGTGGAGAACGCCTGAAGAATGGGGTGACTTGATTTACAGATGG GCTTCTAGCAATGCTATGACCAACACAGTGTGCACTCTGTACGAGCTGGCTCATGGAGATAACACAAAACAAGAAG ATTTTGTTGGCCTCGAAGACTGGCTACTAAAGAGAGCTCTGAGGGCGCTAGAAAAACAAAGGAAAGCAGAGTTAATGTCATTTGGTAATAGTGAAGGGGTTAAATTCTTTTGA